A section of the Amycolatopsis sp. AA4 genome encodes:
- a CDS encoding helix-turn-helix domain-containing protein, whose product MSKGSSHRVVMIVGDGSNPFEMGVATELFGLRRPELRRPWYDFALAAPGGQVRMHLGFFTLADVAGLEAVDAADTVIVPNRPDPQTPADPEILAAIQRADARGARLMSFCTGAFTLAEAGVLDDRRATTHWQWAEAFTARYPRVRLEPDVLFVEDGTILTAAGSAAALDLSLYVIQRDHGAEIANAVSRRLVFTGHREGGQQQFVERPVPEIPDASLAPVLEWARRHLDQPLAVTDLAARASTSAATLHRRFRAELGTTPLAWLTAERVTLARRLIERGEHGLDRIAARAGLGTGANLRLQLRRHTGLSPSEYRKRFGPAA is encoded by the coding sequence ATGTCGAAAGGATCCTCGCACCGCGTCGTGATGATCGTCGGCGACGGCTCGAATCCGTTCGAAATGGGTGTCGCGACCGAACTGTTCGGCCTGCGCCGTCCCGAACTGCGGCGGCCGTGGTACGACTTCGCGCTCGCGGCGCCCGGCGGACAGGTCCGGATGCACCTCGGTTTCTTCACGCTCGCCGACGTCGCCGGCCTCGAGGCGGTCGACGCCGCGGACACGGTGATCGTCCCGAACCGGCCGGATCCGCAGACCCCCGCCGACCCGGAAATCCTCGCCGCGATCCAGCGGGCGGACGCCCGGGGCGCGCGGTTGATGAGCTTCTGCACCGGAGCGTTCACCCTGGCCGAGGCCGGCGTGCTGGACGACCGGCGGGCCACCACGCACTGGCAGTGGGCCGAGGCGTTCACCGCGCGCTACCCGCGGGTGCGGCTGGAGCCGGACGTCCTCTTCGTCGAAGACGGCACAATTCTCACTGCCGCCGGAAGCGCGGCGGCGCTCGATCTGTCGCTGTACGTGATCCAGCGCGACCACGGCGCGGAAATCGCCAACGCGGTCAGCCGCCGCCTCGTTTTCACCGGCCACCGCGAAGGCGGCCAGCAGCAGTTCGTCGAACGCCCGGTGCCGGAGATCCCGGACGCCTCGCTCGCGCCGGTGCTGGAATGGGCCCGCCGGCACCTCGACCAGCCGCTCGCGGTCACCGACCTCGCCGCCCGCGCGTCGACCAGCGCCGCCACCCTGCACCGCCGGTTCCGCGCCGAACTCGGCACGACGCCGCTCGCCTGGCTCACCGCCGAACGCGTGACGCTGGCCCGCCGGCTGATCGAACGCGGCGAACATGGTCTGGACCGCATCGCCGCGCGCGCCGGGCTCGGCACCGGCGCGAACCTCCGGCTGCAATTGCGCAGGCACACCGGCCTGTCGCCGTCCGAATACCGCAAACGGTTCGGCCCGGCGGCGTAA
- a CDS encoding lytic transglycosylase domain-containing protein: MARRRLEGRNARSRAFAALAGGALVVLPTVTSSGIPVALRAAEPPSAAQAAPGVPGLPPGITLPPIGVDGSLPQPPVPQALGVPGYPNGPGSATTAGPLGIPESMLRAYRNAADIMAREQPGCHVDWALIAAIGRVESNHARGGYVDARGNTLERILGPVLDGSGGFAAIRDTDHGRYDGDPVWDRAVGATQFIPSTWASYASDGNGDGISDPNNVYDETLATARYLCSGGLDLSSDANQRLAVRRYNNSQSYVDTVMAYAYGYRNGVSKLPDSQVPIGAPPGPGAVEAAAGSPAGDAAPPAPPPVTPAPPSQQPGTPTQLPGSSTAPSSSSTPAKPTSSAPTTPSTPASTTSTSPTPTTSTSPSTSAPANPTTSSSTTTSSTTTQPAPTH; this comes from the coding sequence ATGGCCAGACGCCGCCTGGAGGGAAGGAACGCCCGGAGCCGGGCTTTCGCCGCCCTCGCCGGAGGCGCGCTCGTGGTGCTGCCGACGGTGACGTCGTCCGGCATCCCGGTGGCGTTGCGCGCCGCTGAGCCGCCGTCGGCCGCCCAGGCCGCGCCCGGCGTCCCCGGTCTGCCGCCGGGCATCACGCTCCCGCCGATCGGCGTGGACGGCAGCCTCCCGCAGCCGCCGGTCCCGCAGGCCCTCGGCGTTCCCGGCTACCCGAACGGCCCCGGTTCGGCGACCACCGCCGGTCCGCTGGGCATCCCGGAGAGCATGCTGCGCGCCTACCGCAACGCGGCCGACATCATGGCCCGCGAACAGCCCGGCTGCCACGTCGACTGGGCGCTGATCGCGGCCATCGGGCGGGTCGAGTCGAACCACGCCCGCGGCGGCTACGTCGACGCCAGGGGCAACACCCTCGAACGCATTCTCGGCCCGGTCCTCGACGGCTCCGGCGGATTCGCCGCGATCCGCGACACCGACCACGGCCGCTACGACGGCGACCCGGTGTGGGACCGCGCGGTCGGCGCGACCCAGTTCATCCCGTCGACCTGGGCGTCCTACGCCTCCGACGGCAACGGCGACGGCATCTCCGACCCGAACAACGTCTACGACGAAACGCTCGCCACCGCGCGCTACCTGTGCTCCGGCGGTCTGGACCTCTCCAGCGACGCCAACCAGCGCCTCGCGGTGCGCCGGTACAACAACTCGCAGTCCTATGTGGACACTGTGATGGCCTACGCGTACGGCTACCGCAACGGCGTTTCGAAGCTGCCGGACAGCCAGGTCCCGATCGGAGCCCCGCCCGGGCCCGGCGCGGTCGAAGCCGCCGCGGGCAGCCCGGCAGGCGACGCCGCCCCGCCCGCGCCGCCGCCGGTCACTCCCGCCCCGCCGAGCCAGCAGCCCGGCACCCCGACGCAGCTTCCCGGCAGCAGCACCGCGCCGAGCAGCAGCTCGACCCCGGCGAAGCCGACCAGCTCGGCGCCGACCACGCCTTCCACCCCGGCGAGCACCACGTCGACCAGCCCGACGCCGACGACCAGCACTTCGCCGTCCACCTCCGCCCCGGCGAACCCGACCACGTCCAGCTCCACCACGACTTCCAGCACCACCACGCAGCCCGCGCCGACGCACTGA
- a CDS encoding SDR family NAD(P)-dependent oxidoreductase: MAWNPGHLPDLAGRCYAVTGGNAGIGYFITEQLAAAGAHVALLGRDPARLRTAVEMVRTRVGSASLSTIPLDLADLDSVPAAVEALGRLDRVDALIENAGITGPGPVRRTTKQGLELAVGTNHFGHFALTALAMPVLTASSARVVVMGSLITRMYPYDLDDLQSSRKYSDFRAYALSKHAVQSFAMELDRRLRAAGSPVRSVLAHPGFSLERTSPARPGITQPVPVMRFLAPFTHGKDRGAWPAVRAAVDPAATGGSCYGPAFGAVGRPRLGTVVGASRDPARGRRLWELSEEATGIRFALGGS; this comes from the coding sequence GTGGCGTGGAATCCCGGGCACCTGCCTGATCTCGCTGGCCGGTGCTACGCGGTGACCGGCGGCAATGCCGGGATCGGCTACTTCATCACCGAACAGCTGGCCGCCGCCGGAGCCCACGTCGCCCTGCTGGGCCGAGACCCGGCGCGACTGCGCACGGCCGTCGAGATGGTCCGCACGCGCGTCGGCTCGGCTTCGCTGAGCACGATCCCGCTGGACCTCGCCGACCTGGATTCCGTCCCGGCCGCCGTCGAGGCGCTCGGCCGTCTGGACCGCGTGGACGCGTTGATCGAGAACGCGGGCATCACCGGCCCCGGCCCGGTGCGCCGGACCACGAAACAGGGCCTGGAACTGGCGGTCGGGACCAATCACTTCGGCCACTTCGCCCTGACCGCGCTAGCGATGCCGGTGCTGACCGCGTCGTCCGCGCGGGTGGTGGTGATGGGCAGCTTGATCACCCGGATGTATCCGTACGACCTCGACGATCTGCAGAGTTCGCGCAAGTACTCGGACTTCCGCGCGTATGCGCTGTCGAAGCACGCGGTGCAGTCGTTCGCGATGGAACTCGACCGACGCTTGCGTGCCGCGGGTTCGCCGGTGCGGTCGGTCCTCGCACATCCCGGGTTCAGCCTCGAGCGGACCAGCCCTGCCCGGCCGGGAATCACCCAGCCAGTGCCGGTGATGCGCTTCCTCGCGCCCTTTACGCACGGGAAGGACCGCGGCGCGTGGCCAGCAGTCCGGGCCGCGGTCGATCCCGCTGCTACCGGCGGTTCCTGCTACGGCCCGGCGTTCGGCGCGGTGGGCCGCCCGCGGTTGGGGACGGTGGTCGGCGCTTCCCGGGATCCGGCGCGAGGCCGTCGGTTGTGGGAGCTTTCCGAGGAAGCGACCGGAATCCGGTTCGCGCTCGGGGGTTCCTGA
- a CDS encoding LysE family translocator, whose protein sequence is MSSLVAFAALSVVLVIIPGPAVMLILKSAVARGRAPALLTALGVLAADLVWAGASVAGLTALLVSSQVAFDVVRYLGAAYLIFLGIKLLVTRSSAAPAGPDVAALSTGRPRSGWRAFREGLLSDLSNPKTVIVFTSVIPQFLHHGARPADTLVLGAAFAVIGFLSLTSYALVFSAAAKMLRNARAIRVILRAGGAILAAFGVGLAVERPAG, encoded by the coding sequence ATGTCGTCACTCGTGGCTTTCGCGGCCTTGTCCGTGGTGTTGGTGATCATTCCCGGCCCGGCGGTCATGCTGATCCTCAAGAGCGCGGTCGCCCGCGGCCGCGCCCCGGCCCTGCTGACCGCGCTGGGAGTGCTGGCCGCCGACCTGGTGTGGGCGGGCGCGTCGGTCGCCGGACTGACCGCGCTGCTGGTGTCCTCGCAGGTGGCGTTCGACGTGGTCCGGTACCTGGGCGCCGCTTACCTGATCTTCCTCGGCATCAAACTCCTGGTGACCCGCTCCTCGGCGGCTCCCGCCGGACCCGACGTGGCGGCGTTGAGCACCGGCCGGCCCCGCAGCGGGTGGCGCGCGTTCCGGGAAGGACTTCTCAGCGATCTGTCCAACCCCAAGACCGTCATCGTCTTCACCAGCGTCATTCCGCAGTTCCTCCACCACGGCGCGCGACCGGCCGACACTCTGGTCCTCGGCGCGGCGTTCGCGGTGATCGGATTCCTCTCCCTGACCAGCTACGCCCTGGTCTTCAGCGCCGCGGCCAAGATGCTCCGCAACGCACGGGCGATCCGCGTGATTCTCCGCGCCGGCGGCGCGATCCTGGCGGCGTTCGGCGTCGGTCTCGCCGTCGAGCGTCCCGCTGGGTGA
- a CDS encoding TetR/AcrR family transcriptional regulator: MTVEHEGDGPEAAREEVARTLALLWRDCAGAPEPSARGRRPTLTIERIVAAAIAVADAEGLVATSMHRVAKELGAGTMTLYTYVPGKTELIDLMVDTVLRERNLPGPGEPRPDDWRAQVRVYADRTRDIYRRHPWLRERSRVRPALGPGQLAGQEYLLSIMESLGLPAREVAAAASAVAGYVDANAAAEAESVHLERTTGQSNEAWWGQRSSFWYTYFDVESHPAMNRTWLAGGFEKPSAEQASDASEFGLDRLLDGIAARIDQVGK; the protein is encoded by the coding sequence ATGACCGTCGAGCACGAGGGCGACGGTCCCGAGGCCGCGCGCGAGGAGGTGGCGCGCACGCTCGCGCTGCTGTGGCGCGACTGTGCGGGAGCCCCGGAACCGTCCGCCCGCGGCAGGCGGCCGACGCTCACGATCGAGCGGATCGTCGCGGCGGCCATCGCGGTCGCCGACGCCGAGGGGCTCGTCGCGACGTCCATGCACCGCGTCGCGAAGGAACTCGGGGCGGGCACGATGACGCTCTACACCTACGTTCCCGGCAAGACCGAGCTGATCGACCTGATGGTCGACACCGTTCTCCGCGAACGGAATCTCCCTGGCCCCGGCGAACCGCGGCCGGACGACTGGCGGGCGCAGGTGCGGGTTTACGCCGACCGCACGCGCGACATCTACCGCCGGCATCCGTGGCTGCGGGAGCGGTCCCGGGTCCGGCCCGCCCTCGGTCCCGGACAGCTGGCCGGGCAGGAATATCTTCTGTCCATTATGGAGAGTCTGGGCCTGCCCGCCCGCGAGGTCGCCGCGGCGGCCTCCGCGGTCGCGGGCTATGTGGACGCGAACGCGGCGGCCGAGGCGGAGAGCGTCCACTTGGAACGGACCACCGGACAGTCCAATGAGGCTTGGTGGGGACAGCGTTCTTCGTTCTGGTACACGTATTTCGACGTCGAATCCCATCCGGCGATGAACCGGACGTGGCTCGCTGGCGGGTTCGAAAAGCCTTCCGCGGAGCAGGCGTCGGACGCGTCGGAGTTCGGCTTGGACCGGCTTCTCGACGGGATCGCCGCTCGGATCGATCAGGTCGGCAAGTAG
- a CDS encoding DUF1992 domain-containing protein, with protein sequence MTERKPPGVSYGTWVDRQIAAAEARGDFEDLPGAGKPLPPPSGRDAATDWAIRRAREGDLDVAAFLPPSLALPREIQDLPGKLAKVRSEAKVREIVEDLNARIRKAHALPQNGPALRARPLDVEETVASWRAGRGES encoded by the coding sequence GTGACGGAACGCAAACCACCGGGCGTGTCGTACGGCACCTGGGTCGACCGGCAGATCGCCGCCGCCGAAGCCCGCGGCGACTTCGAAGACCTTCCTGGCGCGGGAAAACCGCTGCCGCCCCCGAGCGGCCGCGACGCCGCGACCGACTGGGCGATCCGCCGCGCCCGCGAAGGCGACCTCGACGTGGCCGCGTTCCTGCCGCCGTCGCTCGCGTTGCCGAGGGAAATCCAAGACCTGCCGGGGAAATTGGCGAAGGTCCGTTCGGAAGCCAAGGTGCGGGAAATCGTCGAGGACCTGAACGCCCGCATCCGCAAGGCCCACGCGCTGCCCCAGAACGGTCCGGCGTTGCGGGCCCGTCCGCTGGACGTGGAGGAAACGGTCGCCAGCTGGCGCGCGGGGCGGGGAGAATCCTGA
- a CDS encoding metallophosphoesterase, translating into MVGVRRAAFVVAAVLLLFGEPWSVLVLLPDWPVAATVAGTVVFAAAALSFPVLMVLGHGPKQSDAAARVGDVLLGTVWVLFTWSVLTHGLRLVLLVSGVDDPARPRIAAGVTLAVAAVLLVSGNRIAMRVPPVKAVDVVLPKLGPGLDGLRVAVITDTHYGPLDRTRWSERLVAELNRLQPDVVCHAGDLADGSVAKRRKQVDPLGGVQAPLGRFYITGNHEYFGEAQAWLDHLASLGWDTLHNRSTLLERDGARLLFAGIDDPTGAASGLPGHGPDLAAALDGADPDVPVVLLAHQPKQVAQAREENVDLQISGHTHGGQIWPFHLLVRLDQPTLSGLTRHGPTQLYNSRGSGFWGPPFRVFAPNEIALLTLRSA; encoded by the coding sequence GTGGTCGGAGTTCGTCGGGCTGCCTTCGTGGTCGCCGCGGTGCTCTTGTTGTTCGGGGAGCCGTGGTCGGTGCTCGTGCTGCTGCCGGACTGGCCGGTCGCGGCCACCGTCGCGGGCACGGTCGTTTTCGCCGCAGCCGCGCTGAGTTTCCCGGTGCTCATGGTGCTCGGGCACGGTCCTAAGCAGAGCGACGCCGCCGCGCGGGTCGGGGACGTCCTGCTCGGCACGGTCTGGGTGCTGTTCACCTGGAGCGTCCTCACGCACGGGCTGCGGCTGGTCCTCCTGGTGTCCGGAGTGGACGATCCCGCGCGGCCGAGGATCGCGGCCGGGGTCACGCTCGCCGTCGCGGCGGTGCTGCTCGTCAGCGGGAACCGGATCGCCATGCGGGTGCCGCCGGTGAAGGCGGTCGACGTCGTGCTGCCGAAGCTCGGCCCGGGGCTCGACGGGCTGCGCGTCGCGGTCATCACCGACACCCATTACGGCCCGCTCGACCGCACCCGCTGGTCCGAGCGCCTGGTCGCGGAATTGAACCGGCTGCAGCCCGACGTCGTCTGCCACGCCGGGGACCTCGCCGACGGTTCGGTCGCCAAACGACGCAAGCAGGTCGACCCGCTCGGCGGCGTGCAGGCCCCGCTCGGCCGGTTCTACATCACCGGCAACCACGAATACTTCGGCGAGGCGCAGGCCTGGCTGGACCACCTGGCCAGCCTCGGCTGGGACACCCTGCACAACCGCTCGACCCTCCTCGAACGCGACGGCGCCCGCCTGCTCTTCGCCGGCATCGACGACCCCACCGGAGCCGCCTCCGGCCTGCCCGGCCACGGCCCCGACCTGGCCGCCGCCCTCGACGGCGCGGACCCGGACGTCCCCGTGGTCCTGCTCGCCCACCAGCCGAAACAGGTCGCGCAGGCCCGCGAGGAGAACGTCGACCTGCAGATCTCCGGCCACACCCACGGCGGCCAGATCTGGCCGTTCCACCTCCTCGTGCGCCTGGACCAGCCGACCCTGTCCGGCCTCACCCGGCACGGCCCGACCCAGCTGTACAACAGCCGCGGCTCCGGTTTCTGGGGCCCGCCCTTCCGGGTGTTCGCCCCGAACGAGATCGCCCTGCTGACCCTCCGCAGCGCCTGA
- a CDS encoding alpha/beta fold hydrolase, giving the protein MPTVTSADGTQIAYSRIGSGPALVLVDGALCYRTSTPNDDLAKALSDRFTVYTFDRRGRGESGDTAPYDVEREIEDIAALAKEAGGEISLYGISSGAALVLEAAHRGVPVKKVAVYEPPFVVDHTRKRVPADYQAKLEAAIAAGKPGDAIKTFMVEGVGLPALMVAMMRLMPAWPRMKRVAHTLAYDAQVMDDNQAGRPLPDGRWSGITAPTLILDGSKSPEWMRNGVAAAAAQLPHAAYRTLPGQTHLVKTAALAPVLAEFFATN; this is encoded by the coding sequence ATGCCCACCGTCACGTCCGCCGACGGCACCCAGATCGCCTACTCCCGCATCGGCTCCGGCCCCGCACTCGTCCTCGTCGACGGCGCGCTCTGCTACCGCACCTCGACCCCGAACGACGATCTCGCCAAAGCCCTCTCCGACCGCTTCACCGTCTACACGTTCGACCGCCGAGGCAGAGGCGAAAGCGGCGACACCGCCCCGTACGACGTCGAGCGCGAGATCGAGGACATCGCCGCGCTGGCCAAGGAAGCGGGCGGGGAGATCAGCCTGTACGGCATCTCGTCCGGTGCCGCCCTCGTGCTGGAAGCCGCCCACCGCGGCGTGCCGGTCAAGAAGGTCGCGGTGTACGAACCGCCGTTCGTCGTCGACCACACCCGCAAACGCGTCCCGGCCGATTACCAGGCGAAGCTCGAAGCCGCCATCGCCGCCGGAAAACCGGGCGACGCGATCAAGACGTTCATGGTCGAAGGCGTCGGACTGCCCGCGCTGATGGTCGCGATGATGCGCCTGATGCCCGCGTGGCCGCGCATGAAGCGCGTGGCCCACACCCTGGCCTACGACGCCCAGGTCATGGACGACAACCAGGCCGGCCGCCCGCTCCCCGACGGCCGCTGGTCCGGAATCACCGCCCCCACCCTCATCCTCGACGGCAGCAAGAGTCCCGAGTGGATGCGCAACGGCGTCGCAGCGGCCGCGGCCCAGCTTCCGCACGCCGCCTACCGCACCCTGCCCGGCCAGACCCACCTGGTGAAAACCGCCGCACTCGCCCCGGTCCTGGCGGAGTTCTTCGCCACGAACTGA
- a CDS encoding HAD family phosphatase produces MATRALIFDFDGTLADTEAAVLRSWQEMFAGHGVELPLDVWHTVIGTQNTAATMFKLLAEEVEDVDPETLRPAMRARVHELLAEDGPREGVLDYLDEAAQRGLALGVASSSSATWVHGQLDRLGLAHHFTAVETGDRHTPKPAPDTYLAALHTLGVTAEEALAFEDSPHGVSAAKAAGIPTIAVPNPITAQLDFAKADLVLPSFTTTTLSTLLQRFSE; encoded by the coding sequence GTGGCCACGCGAGCATTGATCTTCGACTTCGACGGCACCCTGGCCGACACCGAGGCAGCGGTACTGCGCTCCTGGCAAGAAATGTTCGCCGGCCACGGAGTCGAACTGCCCCTGGACGTCTGGCACACCGTCATCGGCACCCAGAACACCGCAGCGACGATGTTCAAACTGCTAGCCGAAGAAGTAGAAGACGTCGACCCGGAAACGCTGCGCCCCGCAATGCGCGCCCGGGTACACGAACTCCTAGCCGAAGACGGCCCACGCGAAGGCGTACTCGACTACCTAGACGAAGCCGCCCAACGCGGCCTGGCACTAGGCGTCGCCTCCAGCTCCTCCGCCACCTGGGTTCACGGCCAACTAGACCGCCTAGGACTGGCCCATCACTTCACCGCAGTAGAAACCGGCGACCGCCACACCCCAAAGCCAGCCCCAGACACCTACCTGGCAGCCCTGCACACCCTAGGCGTAACCGCAGAAGAAGCCCTGGCGTTCGAAGACTCCCCGCACGGCGTCAGCGCAGCAAAAGCAGCCGGAATCCCCACCATCGCAGTCCCCAACCCCATCACTGCACAATTGGACTTCGCCAAAGCAGACCTAGTCCTCCCCTCCTTCACCACCACCACGCTAAGCACACTGCTGCAACGTTTCAGCGAGTAG
- a CDS encoding NUDIX domain-containing protein, giving the protein MVVRRSAGVLVYRRGAGGVEVLLAHMGGPFWAKKDLAAWSLPKGEVEDGEPVEVAARREFAEELGVPVPEGEWVSLGEVRQSGKVVTAWAVEGDLDPGAVVPGVFEMEWPPRSGRMQEFPEVDRVEWFSLEVAREKLVKGQRGFLDRLEGL; this is encoded by the coding sequence ATGGTGGTCAGGCGTAGTGCTGGGGTGTTGGTTTATCGGCGGGGCGCGGGTGGGGTGGAGGTGTTGCTCGCGCATATGGGCGGGCCGTTTTGGGCCAAGAAGGACTTGGCGGCTTGGTCGTTGCCCAAGGGGGAGGTCGAGGACGGGGAGCCGGTTGAGGTGGCTGCTCGGCGGGAGTTCGCTGAAGAGCTGGGGGTTCCGGTTCCCGAGGGGGAATGGGTTTCGCTGGGGGAGGTTCGGCAGTCCGGGAAGGTCGTGACTGCTTGGGCGGTCGAGGGGGATCTTGATCCGGGTGCGGTGGTGCCTGGGGTGTTCGAGATGGAGTGGCCGCCTCGGTCTGGGCGGATGCAGGAGTTTCCTGAGGTGGATCGGGTGGAGTGGTTTTCTCTCGAGGTGGCTCGGGAGAAGCTGGTCAAGGGGCAGCGGGGGTTTTTGGATCGGCTGGAGGGGTTGTGA
- a CDS encoding DoxX family protein: MTTTAPKTAQTTTDATKPLADRVRPAVLALFRAVVSFLFLCHGLMGFGLFGGIDNAGGAVPFGQWPGYWASLIEVIGAIFVFAGLFTRVSATVLSGVMAYAYFTVHAPEGLLPLHNMGEPAALYAWIFLTIAVVGPGAASLDQLRRR, from the coding sequence ATGACCACCACCGCCCCCAAGACCGCCCAGACGACGACCGACGCCACGAAGCCCCTCGCAGACCGAGTCCGCCCCGCCGTCCTGGCCCTCTTCCGCGCCGTGGTGTCCTTCCTCTTCCTCTGCCACGGCCTGATGGGCTTCGGCCTCTTCGGCGGCATCGACAACGCGGGCGGCGCGGTCCCCTTCGGCCAATGGCCCGGCTACTGGGCCAGCCTGATCGAGGTCATCGGCGCGATCTTCGTCTTCGCCGGACTCTTCACCCGCGTCTCCGCGACCGTGCTTTCCGGCGTCATGGCCTACGCCTACTTCACCGTGCACGCCCCGGAAGGCCTGCTCCCCCTGCACAACATGGGCGAACCCGCCGCCCTCTACGCCTGGATCTTCCTCACCATCGCGGTGGTCGGCCCGGGCGCGGCCTCGCTGGACCAGCTGCGCCGTCGCTGA
- a CDS encoding ATP/GTP-binding protein, whose translation MASGNSEPRRSLTAQAVKVLVAGGFGVGKTTLVGSVSEVPPLRTEEVITAASEGVDDLSGVEGKTTTTVALDFGRITINPELILYLFGTPGQDRFWFMWDELAEGALGAVVLADTRRLESCFPAVDFFEQRGLPFVVGVNCFDDAYRYGTEEVRGALDLDPQVPLLLCDARERDSTKQVLTVLMEHALGRAMLVSGNPG comes from the coding sequence ATGGCATCCGGAAACTCTGAGCCCCGCCGGTCGCTCACCGCGCAAGCGGTGAAGGTGCTCGTCGCGGGCGGCTTCGGGGTTGGCAAGACGACGCTGGTCGGTTCGGTCAGCGAGGTGCCGCCGCTGCGCACCGAAGAGGTGATCACCGCCGCGTCCGAGGGCGTGGACGACCTCTCCGGCGTCGAGGGCAAGACCACCACGACGGTCGCGCTCGACTTCGGCCGGATCACCATCAACCCCGAGCTGATCCTGTACTTGTTCGGCACGCCGGGGCAGGACCGGTTCTGGTTCATGTGGGACGAACTGGCCGAGGGCGCGCTCGGCGCAGTGGTGCTCGCGGACACCCGGCGGCTCGAATCCTGTTTCCCCGCGGTGGATTTCTTCGAACAGCGCGGGTTGCCGTTCGTGGTCGGGGTGAACTGCTTCGACGACGCTTACCGGTATGGCACTGAGGAAGTCCGCGGGGCGCTGGATCTGGATCCGCAGGTGCCGCTGCTGCTGTGTGATGCGCGGGAGCGGGACTCGACCAAGCAGGTGCTGACTGTGCTGATGGAACACGCGTTGGGGCGGGCGATGCTCGTGAGCGGCAACCCCGGGTAG
- a CDS encoding DUF742 domain-containing protein: MTERGRESWYEDEAGPLVRSYAVTGGRTRSDTRGLDLITLVVALRAASETPGLEPEYSRILSLCQRPVSVAEVAARVDLPLPVVKVLLSDLIERNLVLFRTATPVTDAPSPHVLQAVLDGIRKL, from the coding sequence ATGACGGAGCGGGGCCGCGAATCCTGGTACGAGGACGAGGCCGGTCCGCTGGTGCGGTCCTATGCGGTCACCGGCGGGCGGACCCGGTCCGACACCCGCGGGCTCGACCTCATCACGCTCGTCGTCGCGCTGCGCGCCGCGAGCGAGACGCCCGGCCTCGAACCGGAGTACTCGCGCATTCTTTCCCTGTGCCAGCGCCCGGTTTCGGTCGCCGAGGTGGCCGCGCGGGTCGACCTTCCGCTGCCGGTGGTGAAGGTGCTGCTGAGCGATTTGATAGAGCGCAATCTCGTGCTGTTCCGCACCGCGACGCCGGTGACCGACGCCCCCAGCCCCCACGTACTCCAGGCGGTTCTCGATGGCATCCGGAAACTCTGA
- a CDS encoding roadblock/LC7 domain-containing protein, whose protein sequence is MANNGVNELDWLLDDLVQRVAGADRAVVLSADGLLIGRSGNLSEADAEHLSAVASAFQSLARGTGRHFGGGNVRQTMVEMDHAFLFVTAAGRGACLALLAGVDADMGLVAYEMNLMVKRVGAVLTAAPRAGAVQRTSP, encoded by the coding sequence ATGGCGAACAACGGCGTCAACGAGCTCGACTGGCTGCTCGACGACCTCGTGCAGCGGGTCGCCGGAGCGGACCGCGCGGTGGTGCTGTCCGCGGACGGGTTGCTGATCGGCCGGTCGGGCAATCTGTCCGAGGCGGACGCGGAGCACCTGTCCGCGGTCGCGTCGGCGTTCCAGAGCCTCGCCCGCGGCACCGGACGGCATTTCGGCGGCGGCAACGTGCGGCAGACGATGGTCGAGATGGACCACGCGTTCCTGTTCGTCACCGCGGCCGGACGGGGCGCCTGCCTCGCGCTGCTGGCCGGGGTCGACGCGGACATGGGCCTCGTCGCCTACGAGATGAACCTGATGGTCAAGCGGGTCGGCGCGGTGCTCACCGCGGCGCCGCGGGCCGGAGCGGTCCAGCGGACCTCGCCATGA